A window from Chitinophaga filiformis encodes these proteins:
- the gpmI gene encoding 2,3-bisphosphoglycerate-independent phosphoglycerate mutase, whose protein sequence is MEKKRAILVIMDGWGQGQVPAADAIAHAKTPFVSSLYSKYPHSTLVTCGEEVGLPEGQMGNSEVGHLNLGAGRIVYQELQRINVAIRSGELAANSVLQETFNYARENDKALHLMGLVSDGGVHSHINHLKALTQIAKDKGLTKVFIHAFTDGRDTDPKGGLGYMEDLVAHLKQTTGQVASITGRYYAMDRDKRWERVKLAYDALVHGTGTPTQDVITAIKTSYAEGVTDEFIKPIVVTDAQQKPITTIQPGDAVLCFNFRTDRCREITQVLTQQSFPDFGMEPLPLHYTTMTEYDKTYKGVHVIFENDNLANTLGEVLEANNRSQIRIAETEKYPHVSFFFSGGREKEFKGERRLIVASPKVATYDLQPEMSAYEVTNTIVPEIESKSADFICLNFANADMVGHTGIWEAAIKAVETVDACVNKVVTAALANDYTVFLTADHGNADFMINNDGTPNTAHTTNLVPYFIISNDFKGAVKPGKLGDVAPTILTLMGLPIPKEMTGSVLI, encoded by the coding sequence ATGGAAAAGAAAAGAGCCATTCTCGTTATCATGGATGGATGGGGGCAAGGACAGGTTCCTGCCGCTGACGCTATAGCACATGCTAAGACTCCTTTTGTAAGCAGTCTGTATTCTAAATACCCGCACAGCACCCTCGTTACCTGCGGCGAAGAAGTAGGTTTACCGGAAGGCCAGATGGGTAACTCCGAAGTAGGTCACCTGAACCTCGGCGCAGGACGTATTGTATACCAGGAACTGCAACGTATCAATGTGGCCATCCGCAGTGGCGAACTGGCTGCCAACAGCGTATTGCAGGAAACTTTCAACTATGCCAGGGAAAATGACAAGGCCCTGCACCTTATGGGGCTTGTCAGTGATGGTGGTGTACACTCTCACATCAATCACCTGAAAGCACTGACACAGATAGCAAAAGATAAAGGACTGACCAAAGTGTTCATTCACGCCTTTACTGACGGCCGTGATACAGATCCCAAGGGTGGCCTGGGTTACATGGAAGACCTGGTAGCGCACCTGAAACAAACCACCGGTCAGGTGGCCAGCATCACCGGCCGTTATTATGCTATGGACCGCGACAAGCGCTGGGAACGTGTAAAACTGGCTTACGATGCACTGGTACACGGTACCGGCACCCCTACACAGGACGTAATTACCGCCATCAAAACTTCCTACGCAGAAGGCGTTACTGATGAATTCATCAAGCCTATCGTAGTAACAGATGCACAGCAGAAACCTATCACCACCATTCAGCCAGGCGATGCAGTGCTCTGCTTCAACTTCCGTACAGACCGTTGCCGCGAGATCACCCAGGTGCTTACCCAGCAGTCTTTCCCTGACTTCGGTATGGAACCGCTCCCGCTGCACTACACTACTATGACCGAATATGACAAGACCTACAAAGGTGTTCATGTGATATTCGAAAATGATAACCTGGCGAATACACTGGGAGAAGTACTGGAAGCAAACAACCGCAGCCAGATCCGTATAGCAGAAACAGAGAAATATCCGCACGTATCTTTCTTCTTCTCCGGCGGACGTGAAAAAGAATTTAAAGGTGAACGCCGTCTTATCGTTGCCTCTCCAAAAGTGGCTACCTACGACCTGCAACCTGAAATGAGCGCTTACGAGGTGACCAACACCATCGTTCCGGAAATAGAAAGCAAATCAGCCGACTTTATCTGCCTCAACTTCGCTAACGCCGACATGGTAGGTCATACCGGTATCTGGGAAGCTGCCATCAAAGCAGTAGAAACAGTAGATGCCTGTGTGAACAAAGTGGTAACTGCTGCCCTGGCAAATGATTATACCGTATTCCTTACGGCTGACCACGGTAATGCTGATTTTATGATCAACAATGACGGTACGCCAAATACAGCTCATACCACTAACCTGGTGCCTTATTTTATTATCAGCAATGATTTTAAAGGAGCAGTAAAACCTGGTAAACTGGGAGACGTGGCGCCTACCATCCTCACACTGATGGGCCTTCCTATTCCAAAGGAAATGACAGGTAGCGTACTGATCTAA
- the uvrC gene encoding excinuclease ABC subunit UvrC, which yields MTAAEFQQISHTIPLQPGIYKYYSEAGELLYVGKAKSLRKRVSSYFVKNHDNYKTRRLVETIHHIEFTIVGSEQDAFLLENSLIKQFQPRFNINLKDDKTYPYIVIKHESYPRVFLTRNVIKDGSEYLGPFTSVGRVRELLEVIRYNIPLRTCNLNLSPQNVNKGKYKVCLEYHLGNCKGPCEGLQTEEDYREGLQQVKNILKGNLSPVLQLFRNQMQEHAMNMEFEKAEIVRKKIESLQAYQAKSTIVNTRIGNVDVFSIISEGNYAYVNYLRVLNGTIADTKTVTLEKKLEEDDVEVLTYAVSYLRDAFQSLSREIIVPIEIEYPEEHITVSVPKGGDKKKLLELSEKNVNYFREELYRKKILHLEGKSDMERKKVLYQLQADLELQELPVHIECFDNSNFQGSYPVSACVVFKDGVASKKDYRHFNIKTVQGINDFASMKEVVYRRYSRLLAEQQPLPQLVIIDGGKGQLGSAMESIRELDLIGSMTVVGLAKNEEEIFFPGDKESIKLPYDSESLKLIRRVRDEVHRFGITFHRQKRSKGTFKNELEGIKGIGENTATQLLKTFRSVAKIKLLSEEDLVKEIGAAKARLVYAHFHPATGETDAPPVP from the coding sequence ATGACAGCAGCGGAGTTTCAACAGATATCACATACCATACCCCTTCAACCTGGTATTTATAAATATTACAGCGAAGCAGGTGAACTGCTTTACGTGGGAAAAGCCAAAAGCCTGCGTAAAAGGGTTAGCTCGTATTTTGTTAAGAATCACGATAACTATAAAACACGCCGGCTGGTAGAAACAATCCATCACATTGAATTTACCATTGTCGGATCCGAACAGGATGCCTTCCTCCTGGAGAATTCACTGATCAAACAGTTCCAGCCCAGGTTTAATATTAACCTGAAGGATGACAAGACCTATCCTTACATCGTTATAAAACATGAATCATATCCCCGCGTATTCCTGACCCGTAATGTTATCAAAGACGGTTCCGAATACCTGGGGCCATTCACCTCTGTCGGTCGCGTACGCGAACTGCTGGAAGTGATCCGTTACAACATCCCCCTGCGTACCTGCAACCTGAACCTCTCCCCGCAAAACGTCAACAAAGGGAAATACAAAGTATGCCTTGAATACCATCTTGGCAACTGTAAAGGCCCCTGTGAAGGATTGCAGACAGAAGAAGACTACCGGGAGGGACTACAACAGGTAAAGAACATTCTCAAGGGCAATCTCAGTCCTGTTTTACAGCTGTTTCGCAACCAGATGCAGGAGCATGCCATGAACATGGAATTTGAAAAAGCAGAGATCGTAAGGAAGAAGATAGAAAGCCTGCAGGCATACCAGGCAAAATCAACCATCGTAAATACCCGTATAGGCAATGTGGATGTCTTTTCTATTATCAGCGAAGGCAACTACGCCTACGTGAATTACCTCCGCGTATTGAACGGTACTATCGCAGATACCAAAACGGTAACACTGGAGAAAAAACTGGAAGAGGATGATGTGGAAGTGCTGACCTATGCGGTCAGCTACCTGCGCGATGCTTTTCAGAGCCTCAGCAGGGAGATCATTGTGCCTATTGAAATAGAATACCCCGAAGAACATATCACCGTATCAGTACCGAAAGGAGGGGACAAAAAGAAGCTGCTGGAACTCTCTGAAAAGAACGTGAACTATTTCAGGGAAGAACTGTACCGCAAAAAGATCCTGCACCTGGAAGGCAAGAGCGATATGGAAAGAAAGAAGGTGTTGTACCAGTTACAGGCCGACCTCGAGCTACAGGAACTGCCCGTACACATTGAGTGTTTCGATAACTCCAATTTCCAGGGAAGCTACCCGGTGTCTGCCTGCGTGGTATTCAAAGACGGCGTAGCTTCAAAGAAAGATTATCGCCATTTCAATATTAAAACGGTACAGGGCATTAACGACTTTGCTTCCATGAAAGAGGTGGTATACCGCCGTTACAGCCGTCTGCTGGCAGAGCAGCAGCCATTGCCCCAGCTGGTTATCATAGACGGTGGTAAGGGGCAGCTTGGATCGGCCATGGAAAGTATACGCGAGCTGGACCTCATTGGCAGTATGACGGTAGTAGGCCTGGCGAAGAATGAGGAGGAGATCTTTTTTCCCGGCGATAAAGAAAGTATCAAATTACCCTATGATAGCGAAAGCCTGAAGCTCATCCGCCGGGTGCGTGACGAGGTACACCGTTTTGGCATCACGTTCCACCGCCAGAAGCGCAGCAAAGGCACCTTTAAGAACGAATTGGAAGGTATCAAAGGCATCGGAGAGAATACTGCCACCCAGCTCCTGAAAACCTTCCGTTCCGTTGCAAAAATAAAGCTCCTTTCGGAGGAGGACCTGGTAAAGGAAATAGGAGCAGCCAAGGCAAGGCTGGTCTATGCCCATTTCCATCCTGCTACCGGCGAAACAGATGCGCCACCGGTACCATAA
- a CDS encoding DinB family protein has translation MSAKFETPVLLKELHLQLDDLLKTANEQFVPAPKEVLLRQPAPEKWSVAQCLDHLNAYSRFYVPAMEKAIQSALTGSLPPAPAATFKSGWLGNYFTKMMEPKTDGQPGMRMQAPKAYRPMSNLDADKVVSEFIAWQQKTKALLDQAQSVNLQKLKIPTTLGNWLKFSLGDTFRFVIAHERRHMAQALRAKAQ, from the coding sequence ATGTCTGCGAAATTTGAGACCCCTGTTCTATTGAAAGAACTTCACCTGCAACTAGACGATCTGTTGAAAACCGCCAACGAACAATTTGTGCCGGCACCGAAAGAAGTGCTGTTGCGGCAGCCAGCTCCGGAAAAATGGAGCGTAGCCCAATGCCTGGATCATCTGAATGCCTATTCCCGTTTTTATGTACCTGCTATGGAAAAAGCAATTCAATCTGCCTTGACCGGTAGCCTTCCACCCGCACCGGCTGCTACTTTCAAAAGTGGATGGCTGGGAAATTATTTTACGAAGATGATGGAGCCTAAAACAGATGGCCAACCGGGTATGCGTATGCAGGCTCCGAAAGCCTATCGCCCCATGTCCAACCTGGATGCGGACAAGGTAGTGTCGGAGTTCATAGCATGGCAACAGAAAACAAAGGCGCTGCTTGACCAGGCGCAATCTGTCAACCTCCAAAAGCTGAAAATCCCAACTACCCTGGGTAACTGGCTGAAGTTTTCACTGGGAGATACGTTCCGCTTTGTTATAGCGCACGAACGCCGTCACATGGCCCAGGCGCTCAGGGCGAAGGCGCAATAA
- the gldN gene encoding gliding motility protein GldN, with protein sequence MRAVILNRIGWCSLLLVVVLATEANAQRRRGGGTTRRTPGAEQTATPTQDASVVNPATGNSVATPPPPAPTAADGASLRPDGIGIPVDTPRKSLRTDGISEKNFIKDRVPIAYDHIRSDDEFWEKKIWQVIDTREKMNLPFQYNVEDESGTNQLFINILLNAIKNKEVEAFSAIDDRFTTVLPYADIQTKLSGEEKTVRSIDPVTGEEKMVTTRDEFDPRTVVQYKIKEIWVFDKEASALKVRILGIAPMVSRMNEDGSFRAAIPLFWLYYPDLRPVLARYDVYNQNNDAATMSWEDLFEMRFFSSFVIKENNTYNREIKDYIKDGTMRLLEGQAIKDKIFNKEQDMWQY encoded by the coding sequence ATGCGAGCAGTCATCCTTAACAGAATTGGTTGGTGTTCCCTCCTGTTGGTAGTAGTACTGGCAACAGAGGCCAACGCACAACGCCGTCGCGGCGGAGGAACTACACGTCGTACTCCGGGAGCTGAACAAACAGCTACACCAACACAGGATGCTTCAGTTGTAAATCCCGCTACCGGAAACAGTGTTGCTACACCGCCACCGCCAGCTCCAACCGCAGCAGATGGGGCTTCTCTCCGCCCGGATGGTATTGGTATCCCGGTAGATACCCCACGCAAATCCCTGCGTACGGATGGCATTTCTGAAAAGAACTTCATCAAAGACCGTGTGCCTATCGCTTACGATCATATCCGCTCAGATGACGAATTCTGGGAAAAGAAGATATGGCAGGTGATTGACACCCGCGAAAAGATGAACCTTCCTTTCCAGTACAATGTTGAGGATGAATCAGGTACTAACCAGCTGTTCATTAACATCCTGCTGAACGCGATTAAGAACAAGGAAGTTGAAGCATTCAGTGCTATCGACGACAGGTTCACTACTGTACTTCCTTATGCCGATATTCAGACTAAACTGAGCGGTGAAGAAAAGACTGTACGTAGTATCGACCCTGTAACCGGTGAAGAGAAAATGGTAACTACCCGCGATGAGTTTGACCCACGTACTGTAGTTCAGTACAAGATCAAAGAAATCTGGGTGTTCGATAAAGAAGCATCTGCGCTGAAAGTACGTATCCTCGGTATTGCACCAATGGTATCCCGTATGAACGAAGATGGTTCCTTCCGTGCAGCTATCCCGCTGTTCTGGCTATATTATCCTGATCTGCGTCCTGTACTGGCCAGATACGATGTGTACAACCAGAATAATGACGCTGCTACCATGAGTTGGGAAGACCTTTTCGAAATGCGTTTCTTCTCCAGCTTTGTGATCAAGGAAAACAACACTTACAACCGCGAGATCAAGGATTACATTAAAGATGGTACCATGCGTCTCCTGGAAGGTCAGGCGATCAAGGATAAGATCTTTAACAAAGAACAGGATATGTGGCAGTATTAA
- the gldM gene encoding gliding motility protein GldM, with product MALPKDPRQKMINIMYLVLTAMLALNVSAEILNAFNIVNDSIENSNISITSKNSITYDQFGKQMATDPAKVGPLKEKAEQVKAISAEMYVYLDTLKATIIRESGGLNEYGDIKSKDNLDAPTRVMENQKKGPELEKRLTDLRSKLLSFVDAKDPKAKAEFEKSLPLRVEIGKSHGNEHGPKNKTWTSYHFNMVPTIAAVTILSKFQNDIKNSESRLVDYLFSKIGEDDFKFDKIRPFVSLNSKNLMEGQTLTAQIAVGAYSSTVNPEIVVNGQSIEAKEGLGTFTMPVSGIGEKNISGKITLKKPNGDVESYDFNEAYSVGASTTSISADKMNVLYIGLSNPISISAGGVPAEKVSAGINNGNMTKTGAGKYAVVVSKPGTAMISVSADIDGKVKTLGSKEFRIKYIPDPVMKVGLSRGPFMKAAEFKVQGGLRADLEDFLFEGVKYDVVSYRIGIDAKGKDYAEADANSAYFPSSVMPVIRSLRAGDIVYFDNIRIKGPDGRVRDMPNVNFKIN from the coding sequence ATGGCACTACCTAAAGATCCCAGGCAAAAGATGATCAATATCATGTACCTGGTCTTGACGGCCATGCTGGCATTGAACGTCTCTGCTGAGATATTGAACGCATTTAATATAGTTAACGATTCAATAGAAAACTCAAATATTTCGATCACAAGCAAAAACTCAATCACTTACGATCAGTTTGGAAAACAGATGGCTACCGATCCTGCGAAGGTAGGGCCACTGAAAGAAAAGGCTGAACAAGTGAAAGCTATCTCTGCTGAAATGTATGTATACCTCGATACACTGAAAGCAACTATCATCAGAGAAAGCGGTGGCTTGAACGAATACGGTGATATTAAAAGTAAGGACAACCTGGACGCCCCTACACGTGTAATGGAAAACCAGAAGAAAGGTCCTGAACTCGAAAAACGCCTGACTGATTTACGCAGCAAGCTGTTGTCTTTCGTTGATGCAAAAGATCCGAAAGCAAAAGCAGAATTCGAAAAAAGTTTACCACTGCGTGTCGAAATCGGTAAATCACATGGTAACGAACATGGTCCTAAAAATAAGACCTGGACTTCTTACCATTTCAACATGGTGCCTACCATCGCAGCTGTAACCATTCTGAGTAAATTCCAGAATGACATCAAGAACTCTGAGTCAAGATTAGTTGACTACCTGTTCAGTAAGATCGGTGAAGATGATTTTAAGTTCGATAAAATCAGACCATTCGTATCTCTGAACTCTAAAAATCTCATGGAAGGTCAGACACTGACTGCCCAGATCGCAGTTGGTGCTTACAGCAGCACTGTTAATCCAGAGATCGTAGTTAATGGCCAGAGCATCGAGGCTAAAGAAGGTCTTGGTACTTTTACTATGCCAGTATCTGGTATCGGTGAAAAGAACATCTCTGGTAAAATTACGCTGAAGAAGCCAAATGGTGATGTTGAATCATATGACTTCAATGAAGCTTACAGTGTAGGTGCTTCTACAACTTCTATCTCTGCCGACAAAATGAACGTACTGTACATTGGTTTGTCGAACCCGATCTCCATCTCTGCCGGTGGTGTTCCTGCTGAAAAAGTATCTGCAGGTATCAACAACGGTAACATGACGAAGACGGGTGCTGGTAAGTATGCTGTCGTAGTAAGCAAACCAGGTACTGCGATGATCAGTGTTAGCGCTGATATCGATGGTAAAGTAAAAACACTGGGTTCAAAAGAATTCCGTATCAAATACATTCCTGACCCGGTAATGAAAGTGGGTTTGAGCAGAGGTCCTTTCATGAAAGCTGCTGAGTTCAAAGTTCAGGGCGGTCTGCGTGCTGACCTGGAAGACTTCCTTTTCGAAGGTGTTAAATACGATGTTGTTAGCTATCGTATCGGTATCGACGCAAAAGGTAAAGACTACGCAGAAGCTGATGCAAACTCCGCTTACTTCCCAAGCAGCGTAATGCCGGTGATCCGTTCCCTGAGAGCAGGTGATATCGTATACTTCGATAACATCCGCATTAAAGGTCCGGATGGAAGGGTAAGAGATATGCCTAACGTCAATTTCAAGATTAACTAA
- the gldL gene encoding gliding motility protein GldL → MAMNPTTSKWLNFFVCVAASVVIIGALFKLQHWPGADIALIVGLSTEALIFFVYAFVPDSGGHDGAAQVAVVAGGSPALAGLDKMLEEADITPVSLQRLSENFQKLGSTVDKMRDISDVVAATGDYTQKTREAASAIGNVAHAYTTAASAVSSFNSASESTRSFHEQMQGMTKNLASLNAIYELELQDTNNHLKAMNNFYSNLLNVSQAMTSSVDDARKTQDQISKLAHNLTSLNTVYGNMLSAMHSAR, encoded by the coding sequence ATGGCTATGAATCCTACTACATCGAAATGGCTTAATTTCTTTGTTTGTGTCGCAGCATCAGTAGTAATTATCGGAGCGTTGTTCAAACTGCAACACTGGCCAGGCGCGGATATCGCCCTGATCGTTGGTTTGAGCACAGAAGCGCTTATCTTCTTCGTTTATGCATTCGTACCAGATAGTGGTGGTCACGACGGTGCTGCTCAGGTAGCAGTAGTAGCCGGTGGTAGCCCTGCGCTGGCTGGTCTGGATAAAATGCTGGAAGAAGCTGACATCACTCCGGTTAGTCTGCAGCGTCTGAGCGAAAACTTCCAGAAATTAGGTTCCACTGTAGATAAAATGCGGGATATCAGTGACGTAGTTGCCGCTACAGGCGATTACACACAAAAAACAAGAGAAGCTGCCAGCGCTATCGGTAATGTAGCTCACGCTTATACTACTGCTGCTTCAGCTGTATCTTCTTTCAACAGTGCTTCTGAATCTACAAGAAGCTTCCACGAGCAGATGCAGGGTATGACCAAAAACCTGGCTTCCCTGAATGCTATCTACGAACTGGAACTGCAGGATACTAACAATCACCTGAAAGCTATGAACAACTTCTATAGCAATCTGCTGAATGTATCCCAGGCAATGACCAGCAGCGTAGACGATGCGCGCAAAACACAGGATCAGATCTCTAAACTGGCTCATAACCTGACTAGCCTGAACACCGTTTACGGTAACATGCTCAGCGCTATGCACAGTGCGAGATAA
- a CDS encoding SUMF1/EgtB/PvdO family nonheme iron enzyme: MKATLMKLNFSSGLLAVLLVSLLASCGGSKTPKNAQGQLIGVSPRPKYFPPVPYGMVYVPSGTFHMGPSDEDLNYAYTARNKSISISGFYMDATEITNNEYRQFVQWVTDSIAHIMLGDVKNDGGEDYIDWKKKINYRDKSTMEKLEGMTYAPEDRLYGRKEFDVRKLVYHAETFNWEQAKLRENANKSRSKFIVKKDVAIYPDTLCWIRDFSYAYNEPMTRMYFWHPAFDNYPVVGVTWHQANAFAEWRSKFWEDYRISKKLFTEDKFQLPSEAQWEYAARGGREQSPYPWGGYYLRNKKGCLLANFKPGRGNYPEDGGFYTVRADAYWPNDYGLYNMSGNVAEWTQDIYYENAYSFTSDMNPYLRMDIPDSAVPKMKRKAVRGGSWKDIGYFLQTGTRSYEYQDSAKSYIGFRCTIAFLSRSKNDFGHR; encoded by the coding sequence ATGAAAGCTACCCTTATGAAGCTTAATTTTTCAAGTGGTCTGTTAGCAGTATTGCTGGTTAGCCTGCTCGCCAGCTGCGGTGGTAGTAAAACCCCCAAAAACGCGCAAGGACAGCTGATCGGCGTAAGTCCCAGACCTAAGTATTTCCCGCCAGTGCCCTATGGAATGGTTTATGTTCCTTCCGGAACTTTTCACATGGGTCCCAGCGATGAGGATTTGAACTACGCGTACACCGCCCGTAACAAGTCTATTTCCATCTCCGGTTTCTATATGGATGCTACGGAGATCACAAATAACGAGTACAGGCAGTTCGTACAGTGGGTGACAGATTCTATTGCCCACATTATGCTGGGTGACGTAAAGAACGATGGTGGTGAGGATTATATCGATTGGAAGAAGAAAATCAATTACAGGGATAAATCCACCATGGAGAAACTGGAGGGTATGACCTATGCACCTGAAGACCGTCTGTATGGACGTAAGGAATTCGACGTGCGTAAATTGGTTTACCATGCAGAGACCTTCAACTGGGAACAGGCCAAACTGCGTGAGAACGCAAACAAGTCCCGTTCTAAGTTCATTGTTAAGAAAGACGTTGCTATCTATCCTGACACACTGTGCTGGATCCGCGACTTCTCTTACGCTTACAATGAGCCGATGACGAGGATGTACTTCTGGCACCCTGCGTTCGATAACTATCCGGTAGTGGGTGTGACCTGGCACCAGGCTAACGCCTTCGCAGAATGGCGTAGTAAGTTCTGGGAAGACTACCGTATCTCTAAGAAATTATTCACTGAAGATAAATTCCAACTTCCTTCAGAAGCGCAGTGGGAATATGCAGCACGTGGCGGCAGAGAGCAATCTCCTTACCCATGGGGTGGTTATTACCTGCGTAACAAGAAAGGTTGCTTGCTGGCTAACTTTAAACCAGGTCGTGGTAACTATCCTGAAGACGGTGGTTTCTACACTGTAAGAGCGGATGCTTACTGGCCAAACGACTACGGTTTATATAACATGTCAGGGAACGTAGCTGAGTGGACACAGGACATTTATTATGAGAACGCGTACTCTTTCACATCTGATATGAACCCATACCTCCGTATGGACATCCCGGATAGCGCGGTTCCAAAAATGAAACGTAAAGCTGTAAGAGGTGGTTCCTGGAAAGATATCGGGTATTTCCTCCAGACAGGTACACGTTCCTACGAATACCAGGATAGTGCTAAATCTTACATTGGTTTCAGATGTACGATCGCATTCCTGAGCCGTTCTAAAAACGATTTTGGTCACAGGTAA
- a CDS encoding thioredoxin domain-containing protein — protein MNRLAKETSPYLLQHSHNPVDWYPWGEEALQKAKAEDKPILVSIGYAACHWCHVMERESFEDAETARIMNELFINIKIDREERPDLDHIYMDAVQAMTGSGGWPLNVFLTPDKLPFYGGTYFPPVKAFNRPSWKEVLLALSQAFRERREDLETQAENMREHLTQASRFGEKPLDLQLVPKEELFTREQCNTIFSNMMQQGDKVWGGFGNAPKFPGTFIIQYLLRYHHSFNEPQALQQALLSLDKMIRGGIYDQLGGGFARYSTDAKWLAPHFEKMLYDNALLVDVLSEAYQLTGNELYAKTIADTLGFVEREMTDAGGGFYSALDADSEGVEGKFYTWSRAEIEAVLGPDAALFCAFYDVTEEGNWEETNILWITRPAAVFAAENGITEEALERSLAISREKLMAERSKRIRPGLDDKIILGWNALMIHACCRAYAALGVDKYREMGVSAMNFCLKNLQQIDKQSFFHTFKAGVAKYPAFLDDYAWLVRALIALQEVTGDAEWLEKARELTEYVIANFSDEGDIYFYYTEAGQTDVIVRKKEVYDGATPSGNAVMAANLIYLSIVYDKKQWSERGIAMLAGQSQMAVRYSTSFGVWAGLLLELVKGIKEIAVVGNDYKSRMQDTNRHYIPFKVILGATTDKPGIPLLEQRERPGETLIYVCEHYHCIKPVNYIEEIINLK, from the coding sequence GTGAACAGACTAGCGAAAGAAACCAGTCCTTACCTGCTGCAGCATTCGCACAACCCGGTAGATTGGTATCCATGGGGAGAGGAAGCGCTGCAAAAGGCCAAAGCAGAAGACAAACCTATTTTAGTCAGTATCGGATATGCCGCCTGCCACTGGTGTCATGTTATGGAGCGGGAGAGTTTCGAAGATGCAGAAACTGCCCGTATCATGAACGAGCTTTTCATTAATATCAAGATAGACAGGGAAGAACGTCCGGATCTGGACCATATCTATATGGATGCGGTACAGGCAATGACGGGTTCCGGCGGCTGGCCGCTGAACGTGTTCCTGACGCCCGACAAACTGCCCTTTTACGGGGGGACTTATTTCCCACCGGTGAAGGCATTCAACCGTCCCTCCTGGAAGGAGGTGTTGCTGGCATTGTCGCAGGCTTTCAGAGAACGGAGGGAAGACCTGGAAACCCAGGCGGAGAATATGCGGGAGCACCTCACACAGGCGTCGCGGTTTGGTGAGAAGCCTCTTGATCTGCAACTGGTGCCGAAGGAAGAGTTGTTTACGAGAGAACAGTGCAACACGATCTTCAGCAATATGATGCAACAGGGAGACAAGGTATGGGGAGGCTTTGGTAATGCGCCCAAGTTTCCGGGGACTTTTATCATTCAGTACCTGCTGAGGTATCATCATAGTTTTAACGAGCCACAGGCGCTGCAGCAGGCACTGTTATCGCTGGACAAAATGATCCGGGGCGGTATTTACGACCAGCTGGGGGGCGGATTTGCCCGTTACAGCACGGATGCCAAATGGCTGGCGCCCCATTTTGAAAAGATGCTGTATGACAATGCATTGCTGGTAGACGTGTTGAGTGAGGCATACCAGTTGACGGGTAATGAGTTGTATGCAAAGACGATAGCAGATACGCTGGGGTTTGTGGAAAGGGAGATGACGGATGCCGGCGGCGGATTTTATAGTGCGCTTGATGCGGATTCTGAAGGGGTGGAAGGAAAGTTCTATACCTGGAGCCGGGCAGAAATCGAAGCGGTACTTGGCCCGGATGCGGCTTTATTCTGCGCATTTTACGATGTAACGGAAGAAGGTAACTGGGAGGAAACCAATATTTTATGGATCACCAGGCCGGCGGCGGTCTTTGCAGCAGAGAACGGGATAACAGAGGAGGCGCTGGAAAGGAGCCTGGCCATAAGCAGGGAGAAGCTGATGGCAGAGCGGTCGAAGCGGATCAGACCCGGGCTGGATGACAAGATCATACTGGGTTGGAATGCGCTGATGATACACGCCTGTTGTAGGGCATATGCCGCACTTGGTGTAGATAAGTACCGGGAGATGGGGGTAAGTGCCATGAATTTTTGCCTGAAAAATCTGCAACAGATTGATAAACAGTCTTTTTTTCATACATTTAAAGCCGGCGTAGCAAAATATCCGGCGTTTCTGGATGATTATGCGTGGCTGGTACGTGCTTTGATCGCTTTGCAGGAAGTAACGGGAGATGCCGAGTGGCTGGAAAAAGCCCGGGAACTGACGGAGTATGTCATTGCGAATTTTTCAGATGAAGGGGACATCTATTTCTATTATACGGAAGCCGGCCAAACCGATGTTATAGTACGTAAAAAGGAAGTTTATGATGGTGCCACGCCCAGTGGCAATGCTGTAATGGCAGCAAACCTGATCTATCTATCAATCGTTTATGACAAAAAGCAATGGTCAGAGCGGGGCATAGCTATGCTGGCAGGGCAATCCCAGATGGCGGTAAGGTATTCCACCTCATTTGGCGTATGGGCAGGGCTGTTATTAGAGCTGGTAAAGGGAATAAAAGAGATAGCGGTGGTAGGAAATGATTATAAATCCCGGATGCAGGATACTAACAGGCATTATATTCCGTTTAAAGTAATATTGGGAGCTACAACTGACAAGCCGGGAATTCCGCTGTTAGAGCAGCGGGAACGGCCAGGAGAGACGCTTATATATGTCTGCGAGCATTATCATTGTATTAAGCCAGTTAATTATATAGAGGAAATAATTAATTTAAAATAA